gtgcgtgcgtgcgtgcgtgcgtgtgttaaaTGGCAACGTCTCTTGGTCTCCGTTCCAGGTCTGGGTCTATCTCAGGACGTAGCAGGAGCCACCTTTATGGCAGCAGGCAGCTCTGCTCCTGAAATGGTCACTGCCTTTCTGGGTACGTAAGGCATCTGAAACATATGCACAACATTTAATTACTATGGTTTGCTGAGAATAACTGCACCTCACTACAATCATCATCCTCATtgttgtcatcatcatcatcatgtgttaacaactgtgtgtgtgtgtgtgtgtgtgtgtgtgtgtgtgtgtgtgtttgtgtgtgtgtgtgtgtgtgtgtgtgtgtgtgtgtgtgtgtgtgtgtgtgtgtgtgtgtgtgtgtgtgtgtgtgtgtgtgtgtgtgtgtgtgtgtgtgtgtgtgtgtgtgtgtgtgtgtgtgtgttgtcttacCCAGGTGTGTTTGTGACAAAGGGAGACATCGGTGTGAGCACCATCGTAGGATCAGCTGTCTACAACCTCCTGGGGATCTGTGCTGCTTGTGGACTCCTGACCAAAGTGGTATGTGTACAGTACACACATTATGGGAAGCCTTACCTAACCATAAAGAGCTCAGTGGTATAATAATCATCCATTCCAGCCAGGGGCAGCTTTAGTAGGTCAAGGGGGgagatgattgtgtgtgtgtgtgtgtgtgtgtgtgtgtgtgtgtgtgtgtgtgtgtgtgtgtgtgtgtgtgtgtgtgtgtgtgtgtgtgtgtgtgtgtgtgtgtgtgtgtgtgtgtgtgtgtgtgtgtgtgtgtgtcgggccGGTCCTGGTCCGTTCTGCCGCCCACGTTGAAATCAGGTTCATtttcggttctgaatgaaagttgaaaagacgCAATTtctagacgtctatgtttgggccatatcataccggaccaaatctgaaccaagcCTAAACGTCTCTGATTGGTTAAGATTTGGTCCCAACCGGACGGTCCGGACGAATGTCCATGGACATGGAAATCAAGGCCAAAAGGCATCCAAAAGGCGTTGGTGTCAGTCCGTGCTTACTGAGGTATAGCCTACAGTGTCGCATGAAATAAACTCTTctgaatgcccatccatgtggtaggcccaccgATTCTCAAACAGGCcgttgcattggctttattagtcctgattcctgtgatttggctatttaagctctgaatatcagctacccaactttatcaggaggAGATATCTCTATTTGCAGTGTGTTATTACAGCTGGAAATGCACAAGTATTTTCTTCTTTGCTATGATCAGCTCCTCATAAATGTCTGGATACAAACctgaaaccactgatcatgacagtTTGGCCCACGGGATGAATCTCCTGGACAGCAGTTGTGAGTAGCCTGATTGTCCgttttactttgacctgtcctgtttttagggTACGTTGTTTGTTAACATGTCGGCGCAATTTTTATTTGATTGGGCGCCATTTAGGTTAAACTACTTGATTGGAACAACATGCATGATGTAAGAAGTTTCTGTCTAtttacattgtcatacattttatctccagcctgtgAGCTACAGGCAGGTAGCcaagtagttagagcgttgggccagtaaccgaaaggttgctggatcgaatccctgagctgacaaggtaaaaatatgttgttctgcccctgagcaaggcagttaacccactgttccccgggtgctgaagacgtggatgtcgattaaggcagtgccctgcacctctctgattcagaggggttgggttaaatgcggaagacacatttcagttgaatacattcagttggacaactgactaggtatccccttttcccttACAGAAAAGGCCACATATTCTTTCTACCATATCCTATATGTGCTAGATGATTTGCCTGACAGAATGTTAGTAGAGCGCTCCAAAGGGCGGCATCAGCGCTGACCTAAAAAGCCCATATtcaactggttgagagaaattgacaTTGTTTGGGCAGAACTATGTGAGGTTTAATGTGTTGCTGGAGGTGCATCTAGTCAATCTGCCACCATAGGCGGTCGCCTAATGAGCAGgcgggccctgtgtgtgtgtgtgtgtgtgtgtgtgtgtgtgtgtgtgtgtgtgtgtgtgtgtgtgtgtgtgtgtgtgtgtgtgtgtgtgtgtgtgtgtgtgtgtgtgtgtgtgtgtgtgtgtgtgtgtgtgtgtatgtgtgtgtgtgtgtgtgtgtgtgtgtgtgtgtactataagCTGTAAACAGTGTGTTTTCTGTCCTAGGTGGGTCGTCTGACCTGTTGGCCTCTGTTCCGGGACTGTCTAGCTTACGCCATCTCTATCTCTGCTGTTATAGCCATCATTTCAGACAACAAAGTCTactggtaagtgtgtgtgtgtgtgtgtgtgtgtgtgtgtgtgtgtgtgtgtgtgtgtgtgtgtgtgtgtgtgtgtgtgtgtgtgtgtgtgtgtgtgtgtgtgtgtgtgtgtgtgtgtgtgtgtgtgtgtgtgtgtgtgtgtggaaatgtttaactatacttgtggggaccagaagtccccacaagaatagtgaacaaacaaacatttgactAACtgggggacattttgttggtgtggtcaaatgctatttctaggaggtttagagttaaggttagaataagtgttaggtttaggtttagggttaaggttaggttttcaggttaaggttatggttagggtttgtgtgtgtgtgtgtgtgtgtgtgtgtgtgtgtgtgtgtgtgtgtgtgtgtgtgtgtgtgtgtgtgtgtgtgtgtgtgtgtgtgtgtgtgtgtgtgtgtgtgtgtgtgtgtgtgtgtgtgtgtgtgtgtggtgtaggtgCGGTGTAGCTAGTGCcttctgtgtgtgtagggagtgCCTTCTGTGTGTGTTTACAACAGTATAACTTTTCCAGGACAGTGGAAGTTTTACATGTCATTGAGAATTTATTGTCTTTGATAATAAAGTTAAAGTGCCCTGTGTGTACTGGTAAGTATCTGTGTTCAACTCCACTTCCTCAATCTCAGCATGCAGTAACACTTTACAGCCCAGCGGTGTGATACTAATCATCAACAATCCTCCTAGGTACACAACCTTCCTATTTTATTATTGCCGGATACAGAGTCATAAACCAATCAGTTCTAATATACATGTACAAGtgattgtatttgttttttattagCATTtaactctcctcttccctcctctcttctcctttcctcaaatctcctcccctcccctcttctcttctctcctctcctcccgtctcctctcctcccctccccacccctctcctcccctccctctcctcccccctccccaggTATGATGCAGCCTGTCTGTTGCTGGTCTATGGGGTGTACATCGTAGTGTTGTGTTTTGACCTGAGGATCAGTGAGTGTGTTCTGAGGAGGTTCAGCCCCTGCTGTACTTGCCTGGGGAAAGGTTCCGGGGATCACAGCGAGACACAGCCATTGGTCGACACCACTCTGAGGGTCCACAGACGTTCTAGAAGCGACAGCGGAATCTTCCAGGATGATTCAGGATACTCACACATTTCCCTCAGTCTGCACGGCCTGAATGAGATACCAGAGGGTAGCTGACTCTATCTATCATGTAAAagttttaaagtatttggttttaaatatacttaagtaatcAAAAGTAAATCTAATTGCGAAAATATACAATTAAAAATTACttacattaagcaaaccagacggcataatgttcttgtttttttaatttacagatagccagaggcacgctccaacactcagacataatttacaaactaagcatgtgtttagtgagtcccccagatcagaggcagtagggatgaccagggatgttctcttaataagtgtgtgaattagaccatttcttgtcctgctaagcatacAGGATGTAACgactacttttgggtgtcagggaaatgtatggagtaaaaagtatataatattctttaggaatgtggtgaagtaaaagcaaaagttctcaaaaatataaatagtaaagtaaagaacagataccccaaaaaactacttaagtagtactttcaagtattgtTTATTATGTACtttacactactacacacacacacacacacacacacacacacacacacacacacacacacacacacacacacacacacacacacacacacacacacacacaaaaacacacacacacacactcacacacacaccgctctGGTATATGACACATTGATGCCATGCAGActgaggaaggtgtgtgtgtgtgtgtgtgtgtgtgtgtgtgtgtgtgtgtgtgtgtgtgtgtgtgtgtgtgtgtgtgtgtgtgtgtgtgtgtgtgtgtgtgtgtgtgtgtgtgtgtgtgtgtgtgtgtgtgtgtgtgtgtgtgagggcgaTTTACTCCAGTGGGGAGTTTGCGGGGACAGAGGAGAACAAATTGCAACAATTTTCCTGCCAagcaacaacaacacagcaaGAGGTGCCGCTAATCAAAACACAGATCtgagaatcacacacacacacatattttctATTGAACGCTTTCTCTGGCTTCTACATAAAATGTCACAATTTGTGTGAGAACTTTTTCAAGTAGATCACACCTGTGTGTTTCATATGAGAACAGGGATTGACACTccttgtgttttctctctctgtgtgtgtgttccagaccACAAGAGTGTGTTCTCAATGCCAGAGAATGACCTGAAGCGAATCCTGTGGGTGCTGTCCCTCCCGGCCATCGTGATTCTCTACCTGACGATTCCAGACTGCAGGAGACAGTTCTGGAAAAAATGGTTCATGTTCACCTTCTTTATGTCCGCTGTCTGGATCTCAGCCTTCACATATGTACTGGTCTGGATGGTCACTATTGtaggtaaatatatatatatatatatatatatatacacactaccgttcaaaagtttggggtcacttagaaatgtccttgtttttgaaagaaaagcacaattttggtccattaaaataacatcaaattgatcagaaatacagtgtagacattgttaatgttgtaaatgactattgtagctggaaacagcagattttatatacataggcgtacagaggcccattatcagcaaccatcactcctgtgttccaatggc
The Salvelinus namaycush isolate Seneca unplaced genomic scaffold, SaNama_1.0 Scaffold320, whole genome shotgun sequence DNA segment above includes these coding regions:
- the slc24a5 gene encoding sodium/potassium/calcium exchanger 5; the protein is MIIFYMLLAVALVCDDYFLPSLELISDRLGLSQDVAGATFMAAGSSAPEMVTAFLGVFVTKGDIGVSTIVGSAVYNLLGICAACGLLTKVVGRLTCWPLFRDCLAYAISISAVIAIISDNKVYWYDAACLLLVYGVYIVVLCFDLRISECVLRRFSPCCTCLGKGSGDHSETQPLVDTTLRVHRRSRSDSGIFQDDSGYSHISLSLHGLNEIPEDHKSVFSMPENDLKRILWVLSLPAIVILYLTIPDCRRQFWKKWFMFTFFMSAVWISAFTYVLVWMVTIVGETLGIPDTVMGLTLLAAGTSIPDTVASVMVAREGKADMAMSNIVGSNVFDMLCLGLPWFIKTVFVDTVNPVEVNSTGLVFISATLLLSIVFLFVAVHINGWKLDWKLGIVSLFCYVVFATLAILYELGIIGNNPVRLCGD